The proteins below are encoded in one region of Pseudomonas putida S13.1.2:
- a CDS encoding PilZ domain-containing protein: MQADALLTQDELDFIQSMQHSPQLNLADSMSSLLVNGDRRIQSLLTRLVANEQVTLQAQFNNQQISFPLQLVEDEFHALHLQLGSPEIYEDGPMLRAWRLSMETPSPLLDSHDQQSGLWVRDISFKGVLVEIRGLPAAPTRFELHFAPGDISPIELHGVLGRRIGPDLAAYDLGQSPAEEIDRLRDYILQAHRRAHPELHTQVSS, from the coding sequence ATGCAAGCAGACGCGCTCCTGACCCAGGACGAGCTGGATTTCATCCAGAGCATGCAGCATTCGCCGCAGTTGAACCTGGCCGACTCCATGTCGAGCCTGCTGGTCAATGGCGACCGTCGCATCCAGAGCTTGCTGACCCGCCTGGTGGCCAACGAACAGGTGACCTTGCAGGCCCAGTTCAACAATCAGCAGATCAGCTTCCCGCTGCAACTGGTGGAAGACGAGTTCCACGCCCTGCACCTGCAACTGGGTTCACCGGAAATCTACGAAGACGGCCCCATGCTGCGCGCCTGGCGCCTGTCGATGGAAACGCCCAGCCCGCTGCTCGATAGCCACGATCAGCAAAGCGGCCTGTGGGTACGCGATATTTCGTTCAAAGGCGTACTGGTGGAGATCCGCGGCTTGCCAGCAGCGCCCACCCGCTTCGAGTTGCACTTCGCCCCGGGCGACATCAGCCCGATCGAATTGCATGGTGTACTGGGCCGGCGCATCGGCCCGGACCTGGCAGCCTACGACCTGGGCCAGAGCCCGGCCGAAGAGATCGACCGCCTGCGCGACTATATCCTCCAGGCCCATCGCCGGGCGCACCCCGAACTGCACACTCAGGTATCGAGCTGA